ACAGTTCTAAAAAAGAGAATCAAATTTTGTTATCACtacgacgatgatgacgaggTTAATGACTTACCGCGTTGCTTTTTTGGACGGCAAGCAATGcgattaaaattgaaaataaattgtttttcattgcGACGCACTTGAGTGTGAGTTAAAGAAATGAGAGCTGGCAGATGACTAAAACACCCGAATGAGTTACGAGCATTAAATAAGCACATTTCATATTATACTTgtataatgtatttatttattatcgaAGGTAGCGAAAGCACAATTAATAATCTCAAAATCGACTCGAGAATATTGTCTAGCTTTTTCCTTGATTATTCGCAGTATTTATTCTCAGATTACTCAAATCAAATCCAAACAGCCCGCTTCCCACATTTCTTTTTCTAGGGTATAAAAGTTGTAGaagcaaaatggaaatgggaatctaaatacaaataaaaaaaaaagtagcaacaagagcaaaaatGTCATCCATAATTGCAGACTTTGAACGGCAATTGCATAAATTGAtgaaagcaacaataacaacaacaacaacaagaagctgCTTGCCACATCAAAGTGTGGAGCCAAGTGGGGGAAAAAGGGGAAATAAGCAAGTTGCCCGAGAGTCGAACCACAAAATCGTGACTTATCGATCGCCTTTGATATGCGCATTGAATTCTTGTAATATTTCCAATGCGCTGCCCGTCTcaatgctgctgcagctgcctcctgttgcaagttgccagttaccagttgcaagttgcaagttgcagctCCTCCTccacaagcagcagccacagcagcagcagctttagCGACAGCGTTCGATCTGTGCGACGACGTTTCGGCTCGTTCAGGGCCAATTGCTGGCAATGGCAGTGCCACCGTTgtctgccactgccactgtgCAGCTGTCCGCCCCAAGTCCTAtctgcaacacacacacagagagcagATGCGAGTGGTCTTTTTCTTATACTCTCTAGCTAAAGagttgaagggtattataagtttgtgccAGCAGGAATTGTATATAACATGCAGAAGGAGGGAGGGagtttatatattcttaatcagcgtcaaaAGTCGAGGCGATACATGTAgatatgtccgtctgtctgtctgtccgtccgtatgaacacctagatctcagtgagtattagagatagagatagaatttgttttcgacagcacttgttatgtttgcccgcagatcaagtttgtttcaaatgtttaccacgcccacttccgcccctcaaaaactgaaaatatcaaataacgtgtataattttgaagctagagtttCTAATTTTggtaaaaacaataatagatTTAGTATTtctgattcctgaaaatttgattgcgatcgcataaaattaataacaaattagtTCAAAAATACTTCTGTATGATatacaatctggtataattaatataccataaaggtATATTTCAGATCTAGCACTTCaacgatatatcaaatatgaccttcagtacattttagtatttttgcggtatattatttggtatattttaaaattaataccgcaaaGCTTTGTACCAAATAGGTGTAGGTGTATTTATAAACGAGTATTtcaacaatataccaaatatgacattcagtatattttagtatattatttggtatattttaaaattaataccgcacagcggtaaatataccaaataggtatatttataatcgaGTACTTcaataatataccaagtatgaCCTTcagtacattttagtatttttgcggtatattgtttgctatattttaaaatgaataacgCACAGTTTTGCTGGATATATCGGGactctcacagtcgagcacactctactgtagctttcttacttgttctctttttttttgtgtagttgTGAACGTGCAGCGTCGCCTCGTTGCGATCGCTTTGATGGGGACAACATTTGGCGTTGTCTTTTGtactcttttctttttgcagttgtttgcacagaatttgaatattgcaaagttgcatgtggcaagcaaTTCAATGCTGCACTATTTATTGTATTGCCGCAactaatatatatgtagagCTCTATTCCCATTGCCATAATACTTACGATCAATTCATAGGGCGGAAAAATCTTTCAGCTAATGTTAATGCGATCTACTTGAGCTACTTTAAGTACTTACAAGTGAATATGTCgagaatgaaaacaaaatttaaaaagaagttTGGAAAAATGAATCAATCTTCAATAAAACTTGAATGAAAAGTTGTAAATTACGCTCCTATTACAATTTCGAGTTTTGTTTACGctcaacaatttcaaataattgcGAGACTCTCATTAAAATGGGATGCATAAATCCCGCACAGAAGTGGCAAGAAGCGCTAACTGTGATATGCTTAACTCGCAGTCAAGATCTTCAATTAGCTatcaaaatacaacaaagaagagaaaaagTGCGGCTTGTTGTGGAATTCAAAGCCGGGTCTTTGAAATGCGTTCAGTATTTGGTACGATCGACGAGTTGTCGGCCGCTCAAAGGAGACGCAAGTCCTACAACTCCTACAACTTGCAGCGTGGCACGAATatgcaactgccacagcaacagcaacagcaatgagcGGCTCCATTACTTGCCGCTAATTAAGCCTACCGAGTGCGCATGAACCGCACGACAAACGTCTCTGTCTCCACCTCTCAGTTTCAGTCTTGTTctccgtcttcgtcttcgtctcgGTTTTCATCTCAGAGTCACAGAGTCTGTTTTTCCGCTCTCTCTATCGAGGCTGCAACTTAAGCTCTGCTTGAGATTTCACACAGATTCCAATTCGACGCGGCCACGCAGAACATTGGCAATTAATTGTGAGTCCTCGGTTTGGACAGTAGCTGATAACTGGAGTGGacacaacagccacagcaacagcaacaaatgagCGTCAGCCGCAGGCCCCGAATTTGCTTCTgggtattttttttgcttagttttttttttttgccagacTCTGCCAGAAGCATCTCCAAAGGCCGTGCATTGGCATTGGGTCGTCGTCGTAATTGAAGCCGCGTAACTGTGTGCACCCTACAGTCGTGTATGGCATCATCGAAAGTTGGGCATATGGGCAGAGATATCTGCTTTGTGACTTTTCAAACTGTACCCAATCGAGGATCAGCTCATCTTAAAACCTTTTTGTAAGCATTAATCAGCTAATATTAAgattaatacattttgaatagaaataATCTATTTCTAGACATTGAAGATCAGTTTAAGGTTTTTAACTgaagtaaatttttttaaaatcaagATCAGAGAttcgaaaattaagaataggCAAAttgagaatataaatattgtttgtttttgctttgaatAGAAATCCATTTTTTCTAGACATTAAAGATTAgcttaaaattttgaaacgtTAAACTGAAGTCATTTTTTCAAATGAAGATCAgcgcttgtttatttttgctttgaagagcttatatatttttttaaatattttatttctatttaatagCGATTACTTTGCGTACCAATTGTCTTTGAATCAAAGCATTATATTAATAGCTTAACAGTCTTTGAATAACTTGCAAATAGCGTACATTTTAGTCTGAAATACCCAAGCAAAGCGAATGCTTTGATGCAGTTTACCAAAACAGATCTACATCTGAGTAGACGGTTTTCAGTCCTACCTCTCTTTCCCTTGTCTCTTGTCCCTTATCCACACCCTCACACCGCAACTGAGAACCGCAAACGTTGTCGATTGCCTGTTGTCCTTTTGAAGCGGCGCGAGTTGCCAACTTATTCGTATTTTGATTTCGGGCGTGCGATTCGAATGCGAAATTAGCAAttagttgttgctggctgcgTTGCTCTGCGACAGCCGCCGCCACTGGAATTTACCGCCTAATCAAGTTCAAGATTTTAAATATGGCTTCGACTAGCAGTGCGAATATTtaacagtttttgttttcttcagGCACCTCAATTCGCATGAGAGCGAACGCTTTGGCTGCGATCAGTGTGATTTCAAGGCGCGTCTCAAGGGTCAACTGAAGCGACACATGCTTCGTCACACGGGCAGCAAATCGCACAAATGTCCGCACTGTGACTACCAATGCAGCACGTTGGATAACCTGCGGAATCACATCATCAAGACGGGCAAACATCCCGGCAAATTCATCTACGAGTGTGCCTCCTGCATGGCTGAAGATCCGCACTCAACCAGCATCTTCAAGAGCAACAGTTTCAAGGAGTATCAACTGCATTTACGCACACACAATTCGCCATTGGCATAAATCATTTGAAAAGCGCCTAAAAGTATAAACcacatataaaattttaagtaatttgaaGGTAAGTGaaacttaaaatttttatgctacacaaaatagaaaaaagttCTTGCTGCATCGGCCGGGAATCGAACCCGGGCCGCCCGCGTGGCAGGCGAGCATTCTACCACTGAACCACCGATGCTTCTATAAATCGATTGTCAAAATATGAAAGCTTTAAGTTACTTTTCATATATGAATTTCGCATATTTGcttatctcttttttttaaacttataGTAGGCAGTGCCTACTAGGCACAGCCTAATCTCGCATGCCAGCAAATTTCTGTTCgtttataaatactatttaagaTTCAAAACagattttaatttctttaatttattcgTTTGCTGTAAAATTGCTACTCTTAttgataaataattaaaaaaaagtaattctGCATCGGCCGGGAATCGAACCCGGGCCGCCCGCGTGGCAGGCGAGCATTCTACCACTGAACCACCGATGCTTCTATAAATCGATTGTCAAAATATGAAAGCTTTAAGTTACTTTTCATATATGAATTTCGCATATTTGcttatctcttttttttaaacttataGTAGGCAGTGCCTACTAGGCACAGCCTAATCTCGCATGCCAGCAAATTTCTGTTCgtttataaatactatttaagaTTCAAAACagattttaatttctttaatttattcgTTTGCTGTAAAATTGCTACTCTTAttgataaataattaaaaaaaagtaattctGCATCGGCCGGGAATCGAACCCGGGCCGCCCGCGTGGCAGGCGAGCATTCTACCACTGAACCACCGATGCTTCTATAAATCGATTGTCAAAATATGAAAGCTTTAAGTTACTTTTCATATATGAACTAATTTCGCATATTTGcttatctcttttttttaaacttataGTAGGCAGTGCCTACTAGGCACAGCCTAATCTCGCATGCCAGCAAATTTCTGTTCgtttataaatactatttaagaTTCAAAACagattttaatttctttaatttattcgtttgctgttaaatataaataaaattgctactcttattgataaataattaaaaaaaaaagtaattctGCATCGGCCGGGAATCGAACCCGGGCCGCCCGCGTGGCAGGCGAGCATTCTACCACTGAACCACCGATGCTTGTGTGATTcagtcttaaaatataccaaatttaaaatgtcaaatcGTTGTCTTAACTCAAAAAGGTTCATCgtttgtataatttaagaaattttcatAGATTGCTGTCTTGATGAGTTTGAAATGTGATTCACGCGCATGTGACACTAATAAccccaataaaaataaatcactcATTTAATGCtgatcatatttattatttataaaatgcgTGTGTAATTCCCCTCATAAATTTCCATTCATGACACTTTATAAGATTATAAAGGAAACGTCTTTAATATAAAGAGGGTCAAGTGATAAcctctaaaaaaaataatataaattatgtgaCGCAAATTCCGTgaaatctagtatatttttggtatttaagcTCGGCTTCTAGGCAATTATATTTACTGTTTACTTTTGTGCGAATCGAAatgaatacaataatattattcgCGTCACTTATCTCGGCGGTTGCAGGGAATAGCGTTGAAATAGTGAGTTCAACTATTAACTTATATTCGAGATTGCCCAAAGATTCGCTTTCTATTTATAGAGCTGCCAAGAATCTAAAGAACTGGAATCAACCTGTGGAAATTATTGCTTTAAAGCCATCAAACCTGTGTTAGATCATACAAAGTACCTACAAAGTCAAACGCAGCACTTGACTGAGCCAGACAATTTAAAGAAACTTGTAGACACATGGATCGAACAGAGATTAGATAATTTGAGAGCAGCTGCTGAAGCAGATTTGCTTAAACACTTCAAATTGCAAGATGAAAAGGTCGATCAAAAACTGCAAAATCTACACAAACTGATAGAAGAACGTAAACAAAAAGTTGGGCCGCCTTTTCAGAAAATTGGTtcgaaatattattatattgaagaATCTGAAGAGATCAATTGGATGGGGGCAGTCAACAAATGTCTAACCTTGGGTGGACATTTGATTAGTATCGAAAATCTAGATGAGTTCAATGcaatcaaaaagaaattgcGGACTGATAAAGATTATTGGATTGACATTAACGATATATCTAAAGAGGGAGAATTTACTTCGATTTCTACAGGTCGTAGAGCAAACTATTTTATATGGAAGTCTGGTGAACCAAACAATATTGGTAATAATGAACATTGCGGCGAATTGCATTGCGCTGTTGGGCATCAAATGAATGATGATACATGTAGTAAAAagcaattgtttatttgtgaaCTCGGAAatgaacataaataaatatattattattccaGGCagccaaataaatacacatcTGCTTAATTGAATAGGTTATCTAAGAATTGTCTTCACGATTATAGCAACAGTTTTTCATACAAGTTGtgtttactaaaatatattttcttttctttttgcttcttATGGCAATGCCTTTGtgcattttataaaaacactaaatagtaataaattaattatttcaacaacaaatctAAAAATTGCACTTAGTactcaattattttataacattCATTTAATTCTATTCGTATAAATCTAGAAGCAGAATCTATCGAACACATTCAACctttaatactatatatttagatTAATGAAAGTGATAGACTCATCTCTTtctttgtttcaattttgataaCCTTAAGTTCAATTGCATAACACATATTATGCATTGCGTGCATTTCAATCAGTTACACATGaactaaatatagtatattttgggtATATAAGTTCTGTTTTTGCCAGAAGAGCTTCAGTTCAAAAAACATCACTGTTTAATATTGTGTGAATCAacatgaatataataatatttggacTCCTTCTCTCAGTCATCGTTGTTTATGGCAGTGAGGAAGTAAGTACTCCTAATAAATCCATCTTTAGATGATCCTAAGTTTCGGTTTCCATTCATAGAGCTGTCAGGAATCGAGACAACTTGAGTCAACCTGTGTAACATATTGCCATAAAGCTCTGAAGCCTGTATTAGAACATACGAAGGCGTTAGAGAGACAATTGACTGATTGTAAACCTGAAGAGAAATGCTTGTCGGAGAACAAATTCGATTCACAGGATAATACGATCCAACAGAAATTGAGAGACTTGAGCACTGCAAGTGAACAAATTATGcagcaaatcaaattgcagGGTAAACAAGTCGAGCAACAAATGGAGGTAGTCAAAAAGATTATACCTGGACCGCCTTATCAGCAGATTggttcaaaatattattatattgaagaATCTGAAGAAGTCAATTGGTTTGAGGCAGTTAACAAATGTCTGGCAATGGATGGACATTTAGTTAGTTTCGAAAATCAGGATGAGTTCAATGCAATCAAGAAAAAATTGCAAGCTGATAAAGATTATTGGATTGACATTAACGATTTAGCTAACGAGGGAGAATTTATTTCAGTAGCAACTGGCAAAAAGCCGACGTATGTGAATTGGCATTATGGTGAACCAAACAACGGTTGGAATTTTACAGAACATTGCGGTGATTTATGGTTCTGTAATGGAAATCACCTAATGAATGATGCTATATGTCAAGACAAGCAGTTGTTTATTTGCGAGCATAGAACAAAATTGACATGAacaattatgaatttttaataaaatatcagTTTAAATATTGTCGTCTtattcgaaataaataaatcacttttttttcttattgaccgaaaaatagaaatatgtgCTGATAAGACAGCGAAGTCAAAATTTGtagcaaacaaatatatataattagaatTGAATACTATTCCATAATGCAATTTgccaaatgtttttattattatttttcgattattattaatcaaaGATTTAGTACGAATCGAAATGGATATAAAATAgggtataatttatttgagaaCAGctgttataccaaatatacattgtagtatattttagtattttttctcaGTCGGGTTGAGTCGACTGTAGATTGTTTCTGATAACGCCATTTTAAACACATGTGGctatatacttttattgttttaaactATGCAAAcaaagtatatgtatttaaacgCGACATATGTATTAACAGATATACATAATAAGgctatatataaaaactaattatgGGCACTCAGATGAACTTTCTTAAAAGGAAAAGTGtataatagtatttatatcaaaatatatgatGATTAGAAGAAGAAATGTTTAATTGGCGCAACTTGAGTTAAATGTTTgttgcaacaaatttgtatgaatcataatattttacttttactttaagTCTTACAAATGTTAGTCTCAAATGAGAATTGACAAGAAAATCGATGCACAAAAGTCTAGCAATTGACCCAATTTTAAGTTTCAGcattaaattcttttgttaTAACTCATCGGATAAGAAATCAGagatgtattttaatatttatacccTCTGCCCATAGGGTGGAaggttattataactttgtgcctgcaggaaatgtatctAGCACGCAGAAGGAGCTACCTCCGATcctatacagtatatatattctacatATAGCCAtgtttgtctgtccgtctgagAGACTATTaggatagagatataattgtttttcgatagcatttaCTAGAGGTCTTAGTTGGTTTGGCTGTCAATTTGGTCTATTTTGCActcgttggtatattttgaatgaagtactatactaatttaccaaataaacaattcggtattttttgtatttttgcggtatattattctgtatatttaaaataagtaccgcattgttttgttttgattgggTAGCTGGTATTTCACAGTCACTCGATGTACCTTTATTATATGTTTTGTTCTGATAAggtcgttttgttttgttctgtAAAAAATTGCACAGTTTATTGCGgctatattttagaaatatacttttatttgacGCAATTTCAAATTCCATCATTGTTAAAAATCATCTGATAggacattttaatattttttaattgaattgagaaAAAGCTTACGAATTTCAActgaacaacaataaattatttcaccAGAAATTTTATATCAAACACCCTTCTAAGAAATTTGCTaattaatgtatgtatatagtacatattttCTGGGTATATAAACTCTGGTTATGGGTCCAATAGCTTTAGTTCGATATTTAACTTTGATCGAGTCAAAATGAAcacattatttgtttgtctcCTTGCCTCAGTCCTTGTGGTATACGGCTGTGAAGATGTAAGTCTAATTCGATTAATGATCGTTAAGATGATCTCAAAGTCAATTTCCATCTATAGAAACTTCAAGAGTCGAAGCAGCAAGATACGAACTGTGTCAATTACTGCTCGAATATTATAAACCCTATGCTAAACGTTACGAGGAATCTACAGAACCAAGTGAATGATTTTAAACATCAAACGAAATGTTTGTCGCAGTTCGAGAACACGAATAAACTGATGGAGAAGAGATTTGCATCGCAGGACAAAAAGATTGAACAGAAATTGGGAGACTTGAGCACTGGAAGTGAACAAATTTTGCAACAATTAATATCACAGGGTCAAAAAGTCAAGCAACAGTTGGAACATCTTCAAAAAGCGAAGGAAGTTAAGAAGCAAATACCTGGACCACCTTATCAGAAGATTGGATCgaagtattattatattgaagaATCTGAACAAGTCAATTGGTTTAGGGCAGTCAACAAATGTCTTATCCTAGGTGGACATTTAGTTAGTTTTAAAAATCAGGATGAATTCAATGCAATCAAGGGGAAACTGCAAGCTGGAAAACATTATTGGATTGACATTAACGATTTAGCTAACGAGGGAGAATTTATTTCAGTAGCAACTGGCAAAAAGCCGACGTATGTGAATTGGCATTATGGTGAACCAAGCAACGGTTGGTCTTCTTCAGAGCATTGCGGTGAATTGTGGTTCAACAATGAAAAACACTTAATGAATGATTCTAGATGTCACCTCAAGGAGTTCTTTATTTGCGAGCATAGAACTAAGTTGAATTAggtatataaacaattatatattattattcaaatattagtTGAACTTCTCACGAATTATTGGAATGTGAAATGTCATTTAATGTACGTTGTATAagaacattcaaaatatgttaaacacacttactttttatttacatacaaatataaatatacttgtATGTAGAAGAAAGATTGGAGAATCGGTTAGAtcattgcaatatttttgggCGTTGACTTtacattttctgttttgtttaaaaaaataagaatagaGCGATAGTGAAAATCTCTTGAGCTGTTTACGAAGATTGAATTTGTCTCAAAGGCTGTAagttattattacttatttgcAAACTTCTTCGAGTATCATCCATAcgaataaatttaatacgCTGATACTGATACTGATTTGGGATTAGAACTATCTAAAGAATCTTTAGCAAAAGACGAGCTGTGTAAATTTCTGCTCGAATATTATAAACCCAGTGCTAAATCTTACGAACATTCTACAGAACCAAGTGAACGATTTTAAACATCAAACGAAATGTTTGTCGCAGTTCGAGAACAGGAATAAGCTGATGGAAGATGGAAGAAATTTGCTTCGCAGGACAAAAAGATTGAACAGAAATTGGGAGACTTGAGCACTGCAACTGAAGAAATTATggaacaaataaaattaccAGGTAAACAAATAGATCAGCAAATGGATCAATAGCGTCTTATCAGAAGatctaaatattattatattgaagaATCAGAAGAATCCAATTGGTTTGGGGCAGTTAACAGATGCGTAGTAATGGATAGATATTTGGTTAGTATCAAAAATCTGGATGAATACAACGCAATCAAAGCCAAATTGCAGGCTATAAAAGATTATTGCATTGACAATAACGACTTAGCTAAGGATGAAGAATTTATTTCAGTAGCAACTGGCAAAAAACCGAAGTATTTCAATTGGAAATTAAGTGAACCAAACAATAACGGTGGTGATGAAGATTGCGGTGAATGGAATTCGATTTATGAATTCGagtacaaaaaaacaattgtttatttgcgaattaagaaattcatatttttaaatatatatatttatatatttgtttgttttactaaaatgtattttatttactttttcttcttatgCTTTCTTTCTTCAATGCTTTAGTGAGCGTACTTAATGAAATCGTAATAAAGTGATTGTTTtagaaaaatttcaaaatttaattcagtACTCTATTATTAGAAATTCTGATAGTAAAAGCCCGAAAGCAAAGTCTGCAAGACGCTGCCTTGATAacgcatttaaaattcaatatattatatgcttAGATTAATGAAAGTAAAAGTCAATGACTTATCTCTGCTCTTGACCCAATTTTAATGACCTCATGATCAAATACAACCCAATTATCAAAGTTCGTCATATGCTTTCAgttatgtaatatattttggcTATATAAACTCTGATTTGTGCAACAGAGATTTAGTTTGAAACACATCACTGTGTAATATAGTGTgaatcaaaatgaatataataatatttggacTCCTTCTCTCAGTCCTCGTTGTGTATGGCAGTGAGGAAGTAAGTACTCCTAATAAATCTCTCTTTAGATGATCCTAAGTTTCGGTTTCCATTCATAGAGCTGTCAGGAATCGAGGCAACTTGAGTCAATCTGTGGAAATTATTGCTTTAGAGCCATGAAGCCTATGTTAGATCATACGAAGACTTTAGAGCGACAAATAACTGATTTTGCtcatgaaaaaaaatttttgttggAGATGGAGAATACGAAGAAACTATTAGAGGCCAAACTCGATTTGCAGGATAATACGATCCAACATAAATTTAGAGACTTGAGCACTGCAAGTGAACAAATTTtgcaacaaatcaaatcacaGGGTAAACAAATCGAGCAACAGTTGGAACATCTTCATAAAGCGGAGGAAGTTAAGAAGCCAATACCTGGACCAGCTTATCAGCAGATTGGATcaaagtattattatattgaaaaatctGAAGAGCTCAATTGGTTTGTTGCAGTCAACAAATGTTTTATCATAGGTGGACATTTAATTAGTATCGAAAATCAGGATGAATTCAATGCAATTAAGCAGAAACTGCAAGCTGGAAAAAATTATTGGATTGACATTAACGACTTGGCTAAGGAGGGAGAATTTATTTCAGTTGCAACAGGCAAAAAGCCGACATATGTGAATTGGCATATTAATGAACCAAACAACGGTAAACCTAACGGAATTTTAGAGCATTGCGGTGAATTATGGTTCTCTAATGGAAATCACCTAATGAACGATGCTATATGTGAAAACACGAAGTTGTTTATTTGCGAGCATAGAACTAAAATGACATGActaattatgtatttttaataaactatcAGTTTAACTCTTGTCGTCTtattcgaaataaataaatcattttgcttcttattgaccgaaaaatataaatatgtgctGATAAGACAGAGATGCAAAAATCTGTAGCACagattgtttattttttacgATTGCTTCAGAAACAAATATATAGttagaattaaatattttaacataatGCAATTTGCCAAATGTTATTACTTCTGAAAATGATGTGAAGACTAAATTATGtttgattatattatttttcgattattattaatcaatGATTTAGTACGAATCGAAATGGATATAACATAgggtataatttatttgagagCATCTgttatacgaaatatatatatatatatatatatatataatatatatattttagtattttttctcaGTCGGGttcactcgactgt
This window of the Drosophila albomicans strain 15112-1751.03 chromosome 2L, ASM965048v2, whole genome shotgun sequence genome carries:
- the LOC117565001 gene encoding uncharacterized protein LOC117565001, which produces MNIIIFGLLLSVLVVYGSEESCQESRQLESICGNYCFRAMKPMLDHTKTLERQITDFAHEKKFLLEMENTKKLLEAKLDLQDNTIQHKFRDLSTASEQILQQIKSQGKQIEQQLEHLHKAEEVKKPIPGPAYQQIGSKYYYIEKSEELNWFVAVNKCFIIG
- the LOC117565199 gene encoding tetranectin-like protein — translated: MNIIIFGLLLSVIVVYGSEESCQESRQLESTCVTYCHKALKPVLEHTKALERQLTDCKPEEKCLSENKFDSQDNTIQQKLRDLSTASEQIMQQIKLQGKQVEQQMEVVKKIIPGPPYQQIGSKYYYIEESEEVNWFEAVNKCLAMDGHLVSFENQDEFNAIKKKLQADKDYWIDINDLANEGEFISVATGKKPTYVNWHYGEPNNGWNFTEHCGDLWFCNGNHLMNDAICQDKQLFICEHRTKLT